From the Salvelinus namaycush isolate Seneca unplaced genomic scaffold, SaNama_1.0 Scaffold663, whole genome shotgun sequence genome, one window contains:
- the LOC120042375 gene encoding zinc finger C4H2 domain-containing protein-like isoform X2, with translation MQKIKSRLKSEFESLESEEKHLKEYKQEMDLLMQEKMAHVEELRLIHADINVMESTIKQSENDLNKLLETTRRLHDEYKPLKEHVDALRMTLGLHRLPNLNEEEEKLSLDYFEKQKAEWQKEPHEPTIPESLAAAAAAAQQLQVSRKQDARQTATFRQQPPPMKACLSCHQQIHRNAPICPLCKAKSRSRNPKKPKRKPDE, from the exons ATGCAGAAGATCAAGTCTCGTCTGAAGTCAGAGTTTGAGTCCCTAGAGTCTGAGGAGAAACATCTGAAGGAATACAAACAGGAGATGGACCTCCTAATGCAGGAGAAGATGGCCCATGTAGAGGAGCTACGACTTATACACGCTGATATCAATGtg ATGGAGAGCACTATAAAGCAGTCGGAGAACGACTTGAACAAGCTGCTGGAGACGACGCGGAGGCTCCATGATGAGTACAAACCCCTGAAGGAACATGTAGACGCCCTGAGGATGACCCTGGGCCTTCACAGACTGCCCAACCTcaacgaagaggaggagaaactcTCTCTGga TTACTTTGAGAAACAGAAGGCTGAGTGGCAGAAGGAGCCTCATGAGCCCACAATCCCAGAATCGCTTGCAGCAGCAGCTGCCGCGGCCCAACAGCTCCAGGTCTCCCGGAAACAAGATGCCCGCCAGACTGCCACTTTCAGACAACAGCCCCCTCCCATGAAG GCCTGTCTGTCATGCCACCAGCAGATCCATCGTAACGCTCCCATCTGTCCACTGTGTAAGGCCAAGAGTCGCTCCCGCAACCCCAAGAAACCCAAGAGGAAGCCTGAcgagtag
- the LOC120042375 gene encoding zinc finger C4H2 domain-containing protein-like isoform X1, producing MGDEQDIMCKLENIMEIRNKTVQMQKIKSRLKSEFESLESEEKHLKEYKQEMDLLMQEKMAHVEELRLIHADINVMESTIKQSENDLNKLLETTRRLHDEYKPLKEHVDALRMTLGLHRLPNLNEEEEKLSLDYFEKQKAEWQKEPHEPTIPESLAAAAAAAQQLQVSRKQDARQTATFRQQPPPMKACLSCHQQIHRNAPICPLCKAKSRSRNPKKPKRKPDE from the exons ATGGGGGACGAACAAGACATAATGTGCAAACTAGAAAACATTATGGAAAtacg GAATAAGACGGTACAGATGCAGAAGATCAAGTCTCGTCTGAAGTCAGAGTTTGAGTCCCTAGAGTCTGAGGAGAAACATCTGAAGGAATACAAACAGGAGATGGACCTCCTAATGCAGGAGAAGATGGCCCATGTAGAGGAGCTACGACTTATACACGCTGATATCAATGtg ATGGAGAGCACTATAAAGCAGTCGGAGAACGACTTGAACAAGCTGCTGGAGACGACGCGGAGGCTCCATGATGAGTACAAACCCCTGAAGGAACATGTAGACGCCCTGAGGATGACCCTGGGCCTTCACAGACTGCCCAACCTcaacgaagaggaggagaaactcTCTCTGga TTACTTTGAGAAACAGAAGGCTGAGTGGCAGAAGGAGCCTCATGAGCCCACAATCCCAGAATCGCTTGCAGCAGCAGCTGCCGCGGCCCAACAGCTCCAGGTCTCCCGGAAACAAGATGCCCGCCAGACTGCCACTTTCAGACAACAGCCCCCTCCCATGAAG GCCTGTCTGTCATGCCACCAGCAGATCCATCGTAACGCTCCCATCTGTCCACTGTGTAAGGCCAAGAGTCGCTCCCGCAACCCCAAGAAACCCAAGAGGAAGCCTGAcgagtag